Within the Microbacterium terricola genome, the region CCGGACGTGCGCTGGTTCCCCACCACGAACGCCGCCGCCCGCATCTCGCTCGCCCTCATCGACGGCGAGCCGAGCCCCTGGCTCGCCGAGTCGGTGGAGAACTCCTTCCCGGATGCGGTCAGCCTGCGCAGCCCGACGGTTCCGGTGTCGGGCGGTGTGGCGCAGGTGAATCTCGGCCCGGGCGCGATCGGACTCGAGCAGACCACCCTCGACCGCATGCAGACCCAGCTGTCGGCGAGCCTCGAGGCCGCGAGCGCCCAGAGCGTGGAGATGACGGTCGGGACGGCCCCGCTCGAGGCGTCGGTCGTGGAGACGCGCTCCACCCGCATCACCGGCCCGCCGCTCGTCGTCGTCGACGGCGAGCTGGGCTTCGCGACCGGCGAGCAGCTGACCCCGATCCCCGGCCTCACCGACGCCGTGGCGCAGCTGAACCCCGCGGCCGTGTCGATCCAGGTCTCCGCGGAGCGCGACGCGGCCGCGGCGCGGCTCGCCGACGGCACGGTGGCCCGCGTGGGGGCGGACGGCACGATCGCGCTCCTCGACGAGCGCGCAGGTCTCGTCGACCCGAGCATCGACCCGTTCGGCTACATCTGGAGCGTGCCGGAGCGCGACCCGACCGGGCTCACGGCCTCCTCGCCGGGGAGTGTCGCGGTCGCCGTGTCCGACGCCTGGCCCGGGGCCACCGACATCACCGCCATGGCTGTCTCGCGCGACGGCACGCGCCTGGTCGCGGTGACGAGGTCGGGCGATCGCGAGCTGCTCTCGATCGCCGGCATCATCCGCGACGACTCAGGCGCACCGGTCCGGGTGGGGGAGCCGCTCGCACTCGGCACGCTCGCCGGCGTCGGCCGCGGCGTCGCCTGGCTCGATGACGTGACGGTCGGGGTGCTCACCGCATCCGGCGACGACCGTGAGGTCGTGGAGCAGACCGTCGGAGGGGCGCAGGCCACCACGGCGGCACCCGCGGGGGCGGTGTCGATCTCCGGATCGACCTCTGCGGCGACCCTGCGCCTGCTCGGCGCGGACGGCGTCGTGTCGGTCAAACGGGGCGCGACCTGGCAGGAACCAGTCGACGAGGTCGAGGTGCTCGCCACGCAGCAGGGTTCGCCCGAGTAGTCCTCCACCGCGGACCGTCCGGGGTCGGCTGTCCACCGGTCATCGCAGGGCTGCCCTCACCGGCACTGCGGACGACAGGGTGGGGCGATGGAAGTCGCCCGCCACCCTGCCCGGGTCGAGCTCGCCCGGCAGCTGCGCGCGATCGCGACCGAGACCCTGGCCCTGCTGCTGCCGATCTCCTGCGCCGGCTGCGACGAACCAGACATCGCGCTGTGCGAACCCTGTCGTGCGCTGCTCGCCCCCGCGGTCGACACCCGCACGATCGCAGGCGGCCTGCGGGTCAGCAGCGGCCTGCGGTTCGAGGGGGTCGCGGCCAGGGCGATCAGGGCGCTGAAGGCGGACGGGCGCACCGGTGTGGCGGTCGAGGTCGCGCCGGCGCTGCGGTCCGCCGCGCTCGCGGCGGGCTGGGAGCCGGGCGTGCTGATCGTGCCCGTGCCCACGTCGCGGGCCGCGTACCGTCGGCGCGGATACCGGGTCGTCGACCTCATCGCCCGTCGCGCGGGCCTGCCCGTCTCCCGCGTGCTGCGGGTCGGTCGCGCGTCGGCGGACCAGCGCGGTCTCGGCCGCGAACAGCGGCGCCGCAACGTCGCAGGCACTCTGAGCGCCCGCGGTGCGGCCGGCGCGACGGTCGTCATCGTCGACGACGTCATCACGACCGGCGCCACCCTCCTGGAGGCGGTGCGCGCCCTGCGCGCCGCCGGCGCGGAGGTGCGCGGGGCCGCTGTCGTGGCTGCGACGCCGCTGCGTCGACGCCACAGGGAGACCGCGGCGAAACATCTGGAACTCAGGGGTGACGGGGCGAACCTGCCGGGGTAGCGTGGGGGGTCACAAGGCGACTGATGGTCCGCCCTTGGCCGGGTGGACCGGAACAAGGAGGTCAGGGATGGATACCAGCATCGTCGGCGTGGGAGTGAGCATCACGGATCGCTTCCGCTCTGTGGTGGATGAGAAGAGTCCCCGCATCGAGCACCTCGCACCGCGCGCCCAGACCCTCGAGGTCAAGGTGACGCACCGCGCGTATCACAACGGTCGCATGGAGGACGACACGGTCGAGCTCACGCTCATGGGGAAGGGCCCTGTGGTCAGGGCCGAGGCGGTGGACGGCGACAAGTTCGCGGCACTCGACCTCGCTCTCGACAAGATGGCCGAGCAGCTGCGGCGCGCGAAGGACAAGCGCGTCGACGCCCGCAACCACCCGAGGGGGGCCAAGTTCGAGAAGGGCAGCGGAGCGATCCAGGGGATCGATCTGCAGCCCGCGTCCGTCGAGGTGCTCCGCGCCGTCGCGACCGGCGAGATCCCGATCGTCACAGGCAACGAGGAGGAGGCCGACTACACGCCGGTCGTCATCCGCACGAAGCGGTTCGACGCCGAATGGATGACGGTCGAAGAGGCCGTCGACCGCATGGAGCTGGTCGGCCACGACTTCTTCCTCTTCGTCGACGCGAGCACCGACCACCCCAGCGTCGTCTACCGGCGCAAGGGCTGGGACTACGGCGTCATCTCGCTCACGACCCAGACGCCGCCGGAGGAGCTGGCCTCGTAGACGATGCGTTTCGGAGGGACGGATGCTGCGGCATCCGTCCCTTCGTCTGTCCTGGCCGGCGTCAGTCGAACATGTCGCCGAGCAGACCGCCCAGCACGACGCCGCCGAGGATGCCGGTGAGCGCGTCGCCGCCACCGCGGCCGCCGCCCCAGCCGCCGCCCTGTCCGCCCCAGCCCGGCCCCTGCGGACGCGAGGAGTCGATGTCGCGCTGAGCCAGCTGGAGCGCCTCGCTGGCCAGCTCCGCGGCACGTCGGGCGCCGTGGAAGGCGGGCTCGAGTGCGTCCTCGTCGCGGGGGAGGCGGTCGACCTCGGCGCGGGTGCGCTCGGCCTCCGCCAGGCGGGTGCGCGCGTCGGCGCCGATCCAGCCGCGGTGGCCGTTGATGACGTTGCGGGCCAGGGCGATCTGGCGGTCGGCGTCGTCGATCGCGTGGCGGATCTGCTCGGCGGTCGGCAGCGGTCGTGCGGCGCGGTCGCGCGCCTTGGCGATCGCCGCGTCCAGGCCCGAGTTCGCCTCGCGCAGGCGCGAGAGCTCCGCGAACGGGTCGATCCGCGCACCCGCGGCCGGCAGTGCGGCCAGCGCGGCGGAGAGAGCTCCGATGGCCGTGGCCACCGCCTCGGACGCCGGTGCGTCCTTCGCGGCGACGAGGTCGCCGCGGGAGTCGTCGACCACGGCGGCGAGCGTGGACTCGGCGCGCAGAGCCTCGATCTCGAAGTCCTCGATGCCGTCGAGCACGGTCTCGGCGCGCCGCACCGCCTCGGTGGCGGTCTCGAGCGCGAGATTCGCCTCCTCGGGCCGCTCTCCGGCCCTGCGGCGCTCGGAGACGTCCGCGGAGTGCTCCGCGAAGCCGAGCAGCTGCTCGACCTCGTCGGCGCCCGCGGAGACCTTCTGCACGGCCGACTCGGCGTAGCGCGACGCGATGCGCGCCACCGCCTCTCGGGCCTCGGGGATCCGCGCGCGCAGCCGGACGGCGTCCGCGCGCACCTGCGCCAGCACCTCAGGGGCGCGCCGCACCCGTGCGATGTCCGCGGCGAGCGCCTCCGTGCGGTCGTCGAGCAGGCTCTCCGCCCACTCGCAGAGCTGCACGATGCGGGCGTTGCGGGTGCGCAGCTCTTCCGGGGTGTCGGGGATCTCGTCGTGGTTCAGCTGGTGCAGCTGGAAGGCCTCGCCGAGGTGATGGCGCACGGCGGTGAGCGCGACGCGCAGCTCTTTCGTCGCGCCGGTGCCGAGCTCCGCATCCGCGAAGGCCAGCTCGTCGGTCGTCACGCGGATGCGCTCGTCCGCCGCGACGAGCGAGGTCTTCGCGCGGCGCGCGAGGTCCTCGTCCTGCGCCTGCAGCTGTTCCTCGTCGCGCTTGCGCTTACCCCAGAATCCCGCCATGGTCCGATCCTACGTGGGCCTCACCGGAGCGAGCTGTGCGCTGCCCCGGCGACCTCGTCAGTCGCGGTGGCGGGGCTTGCGGGGCGGGCGGTCGTCGTCGCGCGGGCGGCGGGACGGGCCGCCGGTGTCCAGTCGGATCTCGATGAGCTGACCGGAGATGCGGGTGTCGGACAGCCGGGCGAGGGTGTCGCTCGACAGGTTCGACGGCAGCTCGACGAGCGAGAAGTCCGGTCGGATCTGGATCGCGCCGAAGTCGCCGCGGCTGAGTCCACCCTCGTTCGCGAGTGCGCCGACGATCTGGCGCGGCTCGACGCGGTGGCGCTTGCCGACGGCGATGCGGTACGTCGCCATGTTCGGGTTGCTGGGGCGCTGGCGTCGCTCGCGCTGCCCGTCGCGGTCGTCACGGTCGAAGCGGCCGGGGCGGTCGCCCCGGTCGGGCCGGTCGGCGAACTCGCGCTTCGGACGGTCGGGCTCGGCGTCGAGCAGCAGCGGCGACTCGCCCTGGGCGACCACGGCGAGCGCTGCGGCCACATCGACCTCCGGCACGTCGTGGTTGCGGACGTAGTGCGCGACGATGTCGCGGAACCGGTCGATGCGCGCGGATTCGCCGAGCGCCGCGGTGATCCGGTCGTCGAAGCGGGCCAGACGGGTGACGTTGACCTCGTCGACGCTCGGGAGCTGCATCTGGGTGAGGGGCTGGCGGGTCGCCCGCTCGATCGACGAGACGAGGTTGCGCTCGCGTGGGGTCACGAAGCTGATCGCGTCGCCGGTGCGGCCGGCCCGGCCGGTGCGGCCGATACGGTGCACATACGACTCGGTGTCGGTCGGGATGTCGAAGTTGACCACGTGCGAGATGCGCTCGACGTCGAGACCGCGGGCGGCGACGTCGGTCGCGACCAGGATGTCGAGCTTGCCCGACTTGAGCTGGTTGACCGTGCGCTCGCGCTGCACCTGGGCGATGTCGCCGTTGATGGCGGCGGCCGAGTAGCCGCGAGCGCGGAGCTTCTCGGCCACTTCCTCGGTGGCGCTCTTCGTGCGGGCGAACACGATCATGCCCTCGAAGTTCTCCACCTCGAGGATGCGGGTGAGCGCGTCGATCTTCTGCTGCCACTGCACGACGAGGTAACGCTGCGAGATCGACGCGGAGGTCGTGGTCTTGGTCTTGACCGTGATCTCTTCCGGGTCGTTCAGGTACTGCTTCGACATGCGGCGGATCGTCGCGGGCATGGTCGCCGAGAAGAGGGCGACCTGCTTGGTGTCGGGGGTGTCGGCGAGGATCGTCTCGACGTCTTCCGCGAAGCCCATCTTGAGCATCTCGTCGGCCTCGTCGAGCACGAGGTACTTCAGCTCCGACAGGTCGAGCGTGCCCTTGTCGAGGTGGTCCATGATGCGGCCGGGCGTGCCCACGATGATGTGCACGCCGCGACGGAGAGCCGACAGCTGCACGCCGTAGCCCTGCCCGCCGTAGACGGGGAGGATGTGCACGCCGCGCAGGTGGGCGGCGTACTTCTCGAAGGCCTCGCAGACCTGGAGCGCCAGCTCGCGCGTCGGCGCCAGCACCAGCGCCTGCGGGGTCTTCTGCGACAGGTCGAGCCGGTCGAGGACGGGCAGTGCGAACGCGGCGGTCTTGCCCGTGCCCGTCTGCGCGAGGCCCACGACGTCGCGGCCGGCGAGGAGGGTGGGGATCGTCGCGGCCTGGATGGCCGACGGCGTCTCGTACCCGACGTCGCGGAGCGCCTTCAGCACCGCGTCGCCCAATCCGAGGTCGGAGAATGTGAGGGCGGCGGGCTCGCTCGGAGCCTCTGCCTCGGTGGGCGCGTCGGTTTCGGTCACAATTCAGGGTAGTGCGTCGCGCCTGTGAGACGACAGGACGCCGCCAGACGGCGCCAGGCCGTCGTCAGCGGGGGCGCGTGCTCTGCAGCGCGAGCTCGGTGATGTCGATGGGCTCGGTCGGCGGCAGGCTGATCGCGGCCGGATCGATCGCGGGTGCGTTCGGGGTCATGGCTCGTCCTCTCTGATGGCTCACTGTGTATGTGTCGGACGGGGGCGGAACGTCTCAGGTGATCGCCGTGCGACGCGTCAGGTCAGGCTGCCGCGGCGGTGCCAGCCAGGCGGCAGCCGTGACGACGACGGGCAGGCCGATTCCGAGCACGGCGAGCCAGAGCCAGGGCAGATCCGCGAACGCGAACGAGTCAGGGTTGGCGGTCGCCAGGCCCCAGGTCGACAGCGTCCCCGCGACGGTCCCGATCACGGTGCCGATGCCCACGATGACGGCCGCCTGCCACGCGTTCACGTTCCGACGCAGGACGCTGCCGCCGCCGATCGCGGTCAGAGTGGCGTCGTCGGGTCGCCGCTCGAACCGCGCGAGCCCGAGGGTCACGGCGCTCGCACCGAACACGAGCACCACCGT harbors:
- a CDS encoding DEAD/DEAH box helicase, producing the protein MTETDAPTEAEAPSEPAALTFSDLGLGDAVLKALRDVGYETPSAIQAATIPTLLAGRDVVGLAQTGTGKTAAFALPVLDRLDLSQKTPQALVLAPTRELALQVCEAFEKYAAHLRGVHILPVYGGQGYGVQLSALRRGVHIIVGTPGRIMDHLDKGTLDLSELKYLVLDEADEMLKMGFAEDVETILADTPDTKQVALFSATMPATIRRMSKQYLNDPEEITVKTKTTTSASISQRYLVVQWQQKIDALTRILEVENFEGMIVFARTKSATEEVAEKLRARGYSAAAINGDIAQVQRERTVNQLKSGKLDILVATDVAARGLDVERISHVVNFDIPTDTESYVHRIGRTGRAGRTGDAISFVTPRERNLVSSIERATRQPLTQMQLPSVDEVNVTRLARFDDRITAALGESARIDRFRDIVAHYVRNHDVPEVDVAAALAVVAQGESPLLLDAEPDRPKREFADRPDRGDRPGRFDRDDRDGQRERRQRPSNPNMATYRIAVGKRHRVEPRQIVGALANEGGLSRGDFGAIQIRPDFSLVELPSNLSSDTLARLSDTRISGQLIEIRLDTGGPSRRPRDDDRPPRKPRHRD
- a CDS encoding ComF family protein, which translates into the protein MEVARHPARVELARQLRAIATETLALLLPISCAGCDEPDIALCEPCRALLAPAVDTRTIAGGLRVSSGLRFEGVAARAIRALKADGRTGVAVEVAPALRSAALAAGWEPGVLIVPVPTSRAAYRRRGYRVVDLIARRAGLPVSRVLRVGRASADQRGLGREQRRRNVAGTLSARGAAGATVVIVDDVITTGATLLEAVRALRAAGAEVRGAAVVAATPLRRRHRETAAKHLELRGDGANLPG
- a CDS encoding LpqB family beta-propeller domain-containing protein; its protein translation is MSARRTRRGRSILAALVSGVAVVLMSACAGLPTAGPVYPGLEVGEETGDPDFAFLPDRPQPGATPEQIVDGFLRAGSGTFDGWETAKLFLTTAFRDEWDPEAGVTIDAPGSRVFQSGADDAVSVTILGEATVDESGAYEPLATDSTTLSFALEQEDGEWRISDAADGIVLDRSLFPTVFHRYPLMFFDPTWQYLVPDVRWFPTTNAAARISLALIDGEPSPWLAESVENSFPDAVSLRSPTVPVSGGVAQVNLGPGAIGLEQTTLDRMQTQLSASLEAASAQSVEMTVGTAPLEASVVETRSTRITGPPLVVVDGELGFATGEQLTPIPGLTDAVAQLNPAAVSIQVSAERDAAAARLADGTVARVGADGTIALLDERAGLVDPSIDPFGYIWSVPERDPTGLTASSPGSVAVAVSDAWPGATDITAMAVSRDGTRLVAVTRSGDRELLSIAGIIRDDSGAPVRVGEPLALGTLAGVGRGVAWLDDVTVGVLTASGDDREVVEQTVGGAQATTAAPAGAVSISGSTSAATLRLLGADGVVSVKRGATWQEPVDEVEVLATQQGSPE
- the hpf gene encoding ribosome hibernation-promoting factor, HPF/YfiA family; this translates as MDTSIVGVGVSITDRFRSVVDEKSPRIEHLAPRAQTLEVKVTHRAYHNGRMEDDTVELTLMGKGPVVRAEAVDGDKFAALDLALDKMAEQLRRAKDKRVDARNHPRGAKFEKGSGAIQGIDLQPASVEVLRAVATGEIPIVTGNEEEADYTPVVIRTKRFDAEWMTVEEAVDRMELVGHDFFLFVDASTDHPSVVYRRKGWDYGVISLTTQTPPEELAS